TCCCCGAGCGCCTTGCGCTCAGGTGGCCTTCCGAGTGAGCGGGTATGGTTTCAGCAGCCTGCCCGGGCCTACCATGCGCACGCACTGCTCTTTGGCCTGCGCGTGCAACCGTTCCGCAAGCTCCTTCTGATCGACAAATTTCTCAGTCACGGGATCGATCAGCACCGAAGGCGCCGAGGGCTTCGGTGACGAAGGCCTCGAAATCCCGGGCGGCCAAGCCATGTTGGAGAAGATGGCCTGGCCTGAGGCGGTACTTGGCGTGGAAGGAGCACCCGGGTGACTTCGCGTTCGCGAAGATTCGGATATGCCACTCCCGGGCATGCCGTCAGGGCCGCGAGCAGGTACAGGTGCAATCTCCAAAGGGACCAGGAATGAGCGGCCGCAGTAGCCGTACCGGCATCACTGGCGAGGGCGGAGCTTTTCGCCGTTGATCTCCAGCCGGCTATGGGTGCGGTGCACGAAGCGCTAAGGGCGGGCGGCAATCGACGAACCGGCGCCGCGGGTGCGCTCGTTGCATCCCCTCCTGGTGCGGGAGCCCGGGCAGCATCCCGGTCAGGAACTTTGACGAAGCGGGTCCACCAGGTTTCCGAGGACGACGCGTGGAGCAGGTCTCGGCAGTGACCCGACAGAGGAAGCTCGGTCGTCAAGACAACCTGAGGTTTGCTCAGGAAGATTCTGATGTTCATACCTTTGCTTCAACGCCCTGCACCTTAATTAGCAGGCCTGGGGGAGGCAGGGGCGTGTTTTCGTCGTCAAGGCAGTTTCGACTTCATTCGTAGACGACCCCGTTCTAAGCGACAGGCCAGGCGACGAGTGTCCGGAATGGCGGAAGATCTGTCAGGCGATGAAGCGCTTGATGCATTGGACAATTTCCCAGTGTCCTGCCTTGGCGCGGTGCGCCGCTCGATGTAGGCGCAGGTGTGAGGGTCGGTGAGAGAACATATGCGGGCGCCGATTTCCAGCGCGAGGTTGAGTTGTGAGTTGACGGCGCCCTACCGGATTCAGGCTAGTCAGGCCCCCGGAAACTATCGGCTTTACGGCCCTGACCGCATCCCCGTAGAAGCTGCGGCTCCCGCCCAGCCTCATCGATAACTAGCCCGTATGCCGTCGATGCTCAAGTATCCGACTCAACGTCGACTGCCGAACCTGCGGAACAGAGGACGAACTGTCGGTGACGGTCGAAAACCGAGCCACCCGTTCCAAACGATTGGGTGGGTGATCACAGTGGAGGCTAGGGCGCTTATTCGGCGGTTGCATCTTGCCAAGGGTGAGTCGATGAGGTCGATAGCGGCACGGCTGGGATTTCCGGAACACGGTCACGGAAGCGGTCAGCGCTGAGAGTCCGCCGACGTACGTACGGGCGCTTCGGGACTCGGGGATCAAAGCGGTCGAGCCGGCCATACGGGCGCTGCTGACGGAGAACCCGCGAATGCCCACCACGGTGCTCGCGGAGCGCGTGGGCTGGGCCGGGTCGCCGGCCTAGGGAAAACGTGGCCAGGATCCGGCCGGAGTATGCACCAGCGGATCCCGCGGACCGGATCAGTTACGAACCCGGCGACCAGGCCCAGTGCGACCTGTGGTTCCCGGAGGTGCGGATCCCCGTCGGGGCCGGAAACTCAAGGATCCTACCGGTGCTGGTCATGGTGTCCTCGCATTCGCGGTTCATCATGGCGCGGATGATGCCGTCCCGCATGACCGGCGGGGATCTGCTGGCCGTCATGTGGGAACTCCTCGGTGGTTTGGGGGCCGTTCCGAGGCGGCTGATCCGGGACAACGAAACCGGCAGGGGGCGCCGGAACAGCTTCGCCGCCGGGGTTCCAGCGTTCGCCGGCGTGCTCGCGACCAGGATCGTGCACGCGAAGCCCTACGACCCGGAGAGCAAAGGAGTCGTGGAAAGGACGAACCAATTCCTGGAAACCTCGTTCCTGCCCGGACGGTCCTTCGCTTCGCCGGAGGACTTCTACGCCCAACTCGCGCAGTGGCTGCCCAAAGCCAACACCCGGATGGTTTGCCGGATTGGTCCCGGCCCACGGGAGCTGCTCCCTCAGGACAAGGCGGGATGCTGGGACTGCCGCCGCTTCCGCCGGTGACAGGGTTCGCCGCGAGGGTCAGGCTCCCACGGGATTACTACGTCCGGATGGGATCCAACGACTACTCCGTCTACCCCCAGGCCATCGGCAGGTTCGTCGATGTCACCGCAGACCTGGACACTGTCCGCATCAGCCTGGGTACCGGGGCGATGATGGATTCCGCCATGTCACGGACGCGGGCACAGACTTTGATGAGTTCGGGTGGCACCTCGTAAACAGTGTTGAGGTCGTATTGCACGCAGGGACTGTTCCCGATGTTTTGCGGAGTGTCGTGGGCCGTGTAAAGGCTTTGGCGGGAACCTCCTACTATTCGGGGGTGATAGCACTGGGTCGCCGAGGACGGCTACTACGGCATGGTCCTCGCACGATGCAGCAACGCTCGGAGAGCGTATAAGCCCGTTCAACGTTGGTGTCACTTCATCGACTCCCCGAGGTGCAGGATGCCGTCCAGATTCCCAGAGCGGGAAGTCCCAGAGAGGAAGTCGGGCCCTGGGCACAACTTTCCTGAACATTACCGGAACAGACCGCCGCCGGGCCGGCTCTCCTCGGCTTTCGAAGGCGCATGTTGCGAAGCGTGGTGTCAGCCCGGCGGACCGGATCTGATGTGCGACCAGAACCTAGGCGGTTGCGATTTCCTCTTCGGTGGCACTTTGACGGGCCTCCGTCAGATAGCGGGAGTAGGCGGGCAGTGTGAGGAAGGACGGGAACTCGTGGGCGAGTGTGACTTCCTCGAAGATGTCGCGGGCGTCTTCGAAGCGGTCGCCGTCGAAGCGTTCCAGCCGGGCAAACTCTTCCTCGAGGAGTTCCTCGATCCAGTGGTGGGTGATGATTTCGCCGTGGTCAGTGATGGCGTGGGAGTGGATCCATTGCCACAGCTGGGAGCGGGAGATTTCGGCGGTGGCGGCGTCTTCCATGAGGTTGTGGATGGCGACGGCGCCGTTGCCGCGGAGCCAGGATTCGATGTAGCGGATGCCCACTTCGATGTTGTTCCGGATACCTTGTTCCGTGATGGTCCCGTGCAGGGATGCAATATCAATGAGGGCGTGGTCATCGGGGGTGACGTCCTCACGCAGGCGGTCCAGCTGGTTGGGACGGCCGGCCAGGACGCCATCGAACACCTCGCGGCAGACCGCCACCAAGTCGGGATGGGCCACCCAGGAGCCGTCGAAGCCGTCGTTGGCTTCGCGGGTTTTGTCGGCGCGGACCTTCTCGAAGGCGTTGGCGTTGGCTGCCTCATCCTTGCGGTTGGGAACCGCGGCGGCCATGCCCCCGATGGCCATCGCGCCGCGTTTGTGGCACGCGCGCACCAGCTGTTCGGTGTAGGCCCGCATGAACGGGGCGGTCATGGTGACCTGTGCACGGTCCGGCAGGACGAAGCGGGGTCCGCGGGTGCGGAAGTTCTTGATGAGGGAGAAGATGTAGTCCCAGCGGCCGGCGTTCAGACCGGACGCGTGCTCCTGCAGTTCGTACAGGATTTCTTCCATCTCGAACGCGGCCGTGATGGTTTCGATCAGCACGGTGGCGCGGATGGTGCCCTGCGGGATGCCGAGCAGGTCCTGGGCCTGGATAAAGATGTCGTTCCAGAGCCGGGCTTCGAGGTGGTTCTCAATCTTCGGCAGGTAGAAGTACGGGCCTTTGCCCTGGGCCAGGAGGCGGCGGGCGTTGTGGAAGAAGTACAGGCCGAAGTCCACGATGCCGCCGGCGATGGGTTGGCCGTCGATGAGCATGTGCTTCTCGGGCAGGTGCCAGCCGCGGGGCCGGACAACGATGGTGGGCAGGTCGCCGGCGGGGCGGAGCTTGTATTCCTTGCCCTCAGGGGAGGTGAAGTCGATCCGGCGCTCCAAGGCGTCGGTGAGGTTGAGCTGGCCCTTGATGACGTTGCGCCAGGTGGGCGTGGAGGAGTCCTCCATGTCCGCAAGCCAGACCTTGGCGCCGGAGTTCAGGGCGTTGATGGTCATCTTCTGATCCACCGGGCCGGTGATTTCCACGCGCCGGTCCTCCAGACCAGGTGCCGGGGGAGCCACACGCCAGGACGGATCATTCCGGATCTCCTCCGTCTCCCGCAGGAACCGGGGATCGGCACCGGCCGAGATTTCGGCCCGCCGATCGCGCCGGGCCTGCAACAGCTCCTGCCGACGCTCGGCAGTGGCCCGGTGCAGCTTAGCCACAAACTCCAAAGCATCCGGAGTAAGAACCTCGTCCTGCCGGCAAATAGGTTGAGCGGTCAAAGTAATGCCATTGATCGTAGAGCTGTCAGTGAGGGTATTCATTTCAATTGCTCCTAATACAGGCCCAACTGGGAGCAGTAAGTGTCGTTTTGAGTCTCCAAAACGACACTTACTGCTACTTACATGGGCAAAAGCGTTAGTGGAACTGGCCTTCTTCTGTGGATCCCACGAGAGCCAGGGTGGATGCGTTCGGGTTGAGCGCAGTGGAGATGTCGTCGAAATAGCCGGTGCCGACTTCGCGCTGGTGCTTGGTTGCGGTGTAGCCGCGGGACTCGGAGGCGAATTCCTTTTCCTGGAGTTCGACGTAGGCGCTCATGCCTTCGCGGGCGTAACCGTGGGCGAGGTCGAACATCGAGTAGTTCAGGGCGTGGAATCCGGCCAGGGTGATGAACTGGAACGTGAAGCCCATGGCACCGAGTTCGCGCTGGAACTTGGCGATGGTGGCGTCGTCCAGGTGCTTGCGCCAGTTGAACGACGGCGAGCAGTTGTAGGAGAGCATCTGGTCCGGGAAGTCGGCCTTGACGGCTTCGGCGAACTTGCGGGCCAGCTCCAGGTCCGGGGTGCCGGTCTCCATCCAGATCAGGTCCGAGTACGGCGCGTAGGCCTTGGCGCGGGCGATGCAGGGTTCGATGCCGTTGCGGACCTTGTAGAAGCCTTCCGGAGTGCGTTCGCCGGTGATGAACTCCTGGTCCCGCTCGTCCACGTCCGAGGTGATCAGGGTTGCTGCCTCGGCGTCGGTGCGGGCGATGACGACGGAGGGGGTGCCGGCGACGTCGGCGGCGAGGCGGGCCGCGTTCAGGGTGCGGACGTGCTGCTGGGTGGGGATGAGGACCTTGCCGCCGAGGTGGCCGCACTTCTTCTCCGAAGCGAGCTGGTCCTCCCAGTGAACACCTGAGGCGCCGGCCTGGATCATGGACTTCATCAGCTCGTAGGCGTTCAGCGGTCCGCCGAAGCCGGCTTCTGCGTCGGCGACGATCGGGACCAGCCAGTCCTCAACGGTCTGGATGCCCTCGGAGAACTCGATCTGGTCGGCGCGGAGGAGGGCGTTGTTGATGCGGCGGACCACGGTGGGAACGGAGTTGGCCGGGTAGAGGGACTGGTCCGGGTAGGTGTGGCCGGAGTTGTTGGCGTCGGCGGCGACCTGCCAGCCGGAGAGGTATATGGCGCGCAGGCCCGCCTTGACCTGCTGCACGGCCTGGTTGCCGGTCAGGGCACCAAGTGCGTTGGTGTAGCCGCCGGTCTTGTGCTCCTCGGTGAGCTGCTTCCACAGCTTCTCGGAGCCGCGCTTGGCAAGGGTGTGCTCTTCGGAGACCCGGCCACGGAGACGGACGACGTCGGCGGCTGAGTAGTCCCGGGTCACACCTTCCCAACGCGGGTTGGCAGCCCACTCAACTGCCAGAGCGGCGGCCTGCTGCTCGGGCGTCTGCTGGTTGGGCTCAAATGCTGCAGTCATCTTTGTCTCCTTCTTAGCACCCGGGCCGTTCCGGGGTTCTGGTTCCGGTGCTGGACTTCCCAGCGCCGTCTTGGCTCGGACAGGTCTTCTTTACTGGGCGCCTGCATTTACAAGCCGCTGGTCCTTCGCTTGGCCGATTTTCCGTTTTGGAGGAGCTCACAGATGCGGTACGTACGTAACCCGTAGCTTCTGTATCTCTCAGTCGCTTGTCGCTTCAAGGATTGATCAAGGAAGCGGAGGATTCACTGGCCTCGGCGGGCATTTTGGCGGTCCCCGATGCTCTTCGGCGAGCAAACGAAGAACTGTGGTTGTTCGACCAGTGCAAACGGAACGACGAGCCACCGGCCGCCGTAAAACTCGACATACGCGTCCGGAGGACACTTGGTGTAAGCCTCTTCCCGAGTCATGATTTTCCCTCTCGAATGGTCGAAATAAGGAGCAAATGGTCGTAAACGGTTGTAGTAAAGGTAGCTCGCTCCCTGCCCGGCGTCAAGGGTCTCAGTGGGCGCGGAGCGGCATGCTCTGGAAAACTGGGAAGCGAGGCCTACGGGAGCTCGACACCGCAGGGGGCACTTTAGGTTGGATCCTCGATAGCGTATTGGTTTGTCTTATGGTTGGTCTTGGTGTACAAATGTTGTGACGCACGCCACGTACGGTTCGCGCGCAGGGTTGCCCACAGGTGGGTGCGAGACCACGCTGCATTCCAGAGAGGAGAACAAGCAATGTCGGAACCAGCCGTAAATTATGAACACCTCTGCCATGCGGGTCCTCCCGCGTATGGACTCGTTGGAAGCTGCAGTGGGCCTGCTGAGCGTCTTCGAGAACGGTGTTTTCTTGGTCGAAACAAGTCGTTGGAAAGGCCAGCCGCCTCGGGATTCTTCTCCGATCATTGCTCACTGAGGACAAGAGGAGTCTCCCTGATACGGCCCTGGCGGATGGATCAGCGCAAATGGTCGCAGAAGCAACGGAACGCCTGACTGCGCAGCAGGAACACCAAGTTCTCGGGCCGATGGCGGCCGGTGCCCTCAGCCTTGGCCCAGCCTACGTCCCCTGCACTGCAGACTTTCTCACGTCAAAGCTGTCAGAACCTCCGCCCAGAAGGAGCGACATGGTACGGAACACGATGTCCCCATATACAAGAGCCGGGGGAAACATCCCCCGCGAGCAGCAGCACGTCTCAATCGCCGTGGTGGCCCCGCTTTACGCCCGCCCGGTCACTCCAGAGCAGTGCATAAACAAGTTCCGAATGCTGGTCGGCGGGCCGGTAGCGAAGGATGAAATTGCACCATTCCCCGCCGCCATCAGACGTCTCCCGGAACTGGCGGGAGGCGAGCTGAACCGGCACCGCGTCACCGTGGAGCCCAGTGTCACCCACCGTAATGCTGCACCCAAGGGGCTGTTCTGAATGCTGTACTCCAAAACCACCCCGGAACAGAAGCGGCTGCGCTTTCGCGAACTGCTGGCTTCTGGCACCATCCAGCAGTTCCCCGGGGCGTTCAACCCGCTCTCCGCCCGGCTGATCCAAAAAAAGGGCTTCGCCGGTGTCTACATCTCCGGCGCCGTCCTGGCCAACGACCTCGGCCTGCCGGACATCGGTCTGACCACCCTCACTGAGGTGGCCACCCGGGCAGGGCAGATCGCGCGCATGACCGATCTGCCCTGCATCGTGGATGCAGACACCGGCTTCGGCGAACCCATGAACGTGGCCCGCAGCGTGCAGGAACTCGAAAACGCCGGGCTCGCCGGTTGCCACATCGAGGACCAATTCAACCCCAAGCGCTCCGGCCACCTCGACGGCAAAAACGTCGTGGACCTG
The Arthrobacter sp. OAP107 DNA segment above includes these coding regions:
- the aceA gene encoding isocitrate lyase, translating into MTAAFEPNQQTPEQQAAALAVEWAANPRWEGVTRDYSAADVVRLRGRVSEEHTLAKRGSEKLWKQLTEEHKTGGYTNALGALTGNQAVQQVKAGLRAIYLSGWQVAADANNSGHTYPDQSLYPANSVPTVVRRINNALLRADQIEFSEGIQTVEDWLVPIVADAEAGFGGPLNAYELMKSMIQAGASGVHWEDQLASEKKCGHLGGKVLIPTQQHVRTLNAARLAADVAGTPSVVIARTDAEAATLITSDVDERDQEFITGERTPEGFYKVRNGIEPCIARAKAYAPYSDLIWMETGTPDLELARKFAEAVKADFPDQMLSYNCSPSFNWRKHLDDATIAKFQRELGAMGFTFQFITLAGFHALNYSMFDLAHGYAREGMSAYVELQEKEFASESRGYTATKHQREVGTGYFDDISTALNPNASTLALVGSTEEGQFH
- the aceB gene encoding malate synthase A, with translation MNTLTDSSTINGITLTAQPICRQDEVLTPDALEFVAKLHRATAERRQELLQARRDRRAEISAGADPRFLRETEEIRNDPSWRVAPPAPGLEDRRVEITGPVDQKMTINALNSGAKVWLADMEDSSTPTWRNVIKGQLNLTDALERRIDFTSPEGKEYKLRPAGDLPTIVVRPRGWHLPEKHMLIDGQPIAGGIVDFGLYFFHNARRLLAQGKGPYFYLPKIENHLEARLWNDIFIQAQDLLGIPQGTIRATVLIETITAAFEMEEILYELQEHASGLNAGRWDYIFSLIKNFRTRGPRFVLPDRAQVTMTAPFMRAYTEQLVRACHKRGAMAIGGMAAAVPNRKDEAANANAFEKVRADKTREANDGFDGSWVAHPDLVAVCREVFDGVLAGRPNQLDRLREDVTPDDHALIDIASLHGTITEQGIRNNIEVGIRYIESWLRGNGAVAIHNLMEDAATAEISRSQLWQWIHSHAITDHGEIITHHWIEELLEEEFARLERFDGDRFEDARDIFEEVTLAHEFPSFLTLPAYSRYLTEARQSATEEEIATA